Proteins encoded together in one Chiloscyllium plagiosum isolate BGI_BamShark_2017 chromosome 3, ASM401019v2, whole genome shotgun sequence window:
- the si:dkey-29b11.3 gene encoding actin-binding Rho-activating protein-like has product MAASGGNRQMPGQDGNASLRKKWQEWADDHRQYQRSNPFSGSHAVTLRLQRGDEEYGRPKKGSKTDQRGKDAHTHIGKEVEELLYVIRRYGEAGPGGNICITFGRLFDAYVTISNKVVGILLRARKHGLVHFEGEMLWQGRDDRALITLLE; this is encoded by the coding sequence ATGGCAGCGAGTGGAGGCAATCGCCAAATGCCAGGACAGGACGGAAATGCAAGCCTGAGGAAGAAGTGGCAGGAATGGGCCGACGACCACAGACAGTACCAAAGGTCCAATCCTTTCAGCGGCTCCCACGCGGTCACTCTGCGGTTGCAGAGAGGGGATGAAGAATACGGGCGTCCCAAAAAGGGATCCAAAACAGACCAGAGAGGTAAAGATGCACATACCCACATCGGGAAAGAAGTCGAAGAGTTGCTTTATGTTATTAGAAGGTACGGAGAAGCCGGGCCAGGCGGGAACATCTGCATAACTTTCGGGAGATTGTTTGATGCTTACGTGACAATTTCCAATAAAGTGGTGGGAATCCTGCTACGAGCGAGAAAACACGGTCTGGTTCATTTTGAAGGGGAAATGCTTTGGCAAGGAAGAGATGATCGCGCTCTCATCACGCTGCTTGAGTGA
- the hint3 gene encoding histidine triad nucleotide-binding protein 3: protein MAAVGVGDDGDTAGPVAAAEKSEAGASGAAYPEFDKKCIFCRIGNREESVDLLHWDDQFACFRDIRPGAPHHYLVVPRKHIANCKSLKKEHISVVQKMVNIGKSVLQQNGMNDLADIRLGFHLPPFCTITHLHLHVLAPASQMGFISRLVYRVNSYWFVTVDKLIENLKSLPDE, encoded by the exons ATGGCGGCGGTTGGTGTCGGGGATGATGGGGACACTGCGGGCCCGGTTGCGGCCGCAGAAAAGTCTGAGGCCGGGGCCTCGGGAGCGGCCTATCCGGAATTTGATAAAAAATGCATCTTTTGTAGAATCGGGAATAGAGAGGAGTCGGTGGATTTGCTGCATTGG GATGACCAGTTTGCTTGCTTTAGGGACATTCGCCCTGGTGCGCCCCATCATTATCTTGTTGTACCAAGAAAACACATTGCAAATTGCAAATCTCTGAAGAAGGAGCATATATCAGTGG TTCAAAAGATGGTGAACATTGGAAAAAGTGTACTGCAACAAAATGGCATGAATGACCTGGCAGATATAAG GCTGGGCTTTCACCTGCCCCCATTCTGTACAATAACTCACTTGCACTTGCATGTATTGGCTCCAGCCAGTCAGATGGGATTTATATCGAGACTGGTTTACCGAGTTAATTCCTACTGGTTCGTTACA GTTGACAAATTGATTGAAAATCTAAAGTCTCTTCCGGATGAGTGA